A stretch of Candidatus Bathyarchaeota archaeon DNA encodes these proteins:
- a CDS encoding ABC transporter ATP-binding protein: protein MSQAVQLRGVTKTYDLLPALRGIDLEVGLGDFVAFLGPNGAGKSTLLKIVAGQISPSSGRVQVMGSDVRKNRERVKRLVGLVGHRSFMYDELTVNENLRFYGKFFSASPEDLGRVLEMTDMQRWKNTKARHLSFGLRKRADIARAMLGHPKVLILDELFSGLDIDASELLVKHLKSNRDASILISSHSLDWAKRLCGRGIFLRNGRIEREVKF, encoded by the coding sequence ATGTCCCAGGCTGTGCAACTTCGAGGGGTGACCAAAACCTACGATCTTCTACCCGCCCTTCGGGGCATTGATCTCGAGGTTGGCCTAGGTGACTTCGTGGCGTTCCTAGGACCCAACGGAGCAGGAAAATCAACGCTTCTGAAAATCGTTGCAGGGCAGATCTCCCCCTCCTCTGGCCGGGTCCAGGTAATGGGTAGCGATGTCCGAAAAAATCGTGAGAGGGTAAAACGCTTAGTGGGACTCGTGGGGCACCGGAGTTTTATGTATGATGAGCTCACCGTGAACGAGAACCTTAGGTTCTACGGCAAGTTCTTTTCCGCTTCCCCAGAGGATTTAGGAAGGGTTCTCGAGATGACAGACATGCAAAGATGGAAGAACACCAAGGCTCGACACCTGTCCTTTGGGCTGAGAAAAAGGGCAGATATAGCCAGGGCTATGCTAGGTCATCCTAAGGTCCTAATCCTCGACGAGCTCTTCTCGGGTCTGGACATTGACGCCTCCGAGCTCCTGGTTAAGCATTTAAAGTCGAATCGGGACGCCTCGATCCTCATCTCATCCCACTCCTTGGACTGGGCAAAAAGACTTTGCGGGAGAGGGATTTTCCTGAGGAATGGAAGAATCGAAAGAGAGGTAAAATTCTGA
- a CDS encoding glutaredoxin family protein, translated as MTFYTKNECTLCNLVLDMLRDLREELSFEFYIVDITRSLDAWRLYWDKVPVIEAGEEFLSGRIDESELRGFLLRKT; from the coding sequence GTGACTTTCTATACAAAGAACGAGTGCACTCTCTGCAACTTAGTCCTTGATATGTTAAGAGACCTCAGGGAAGAGCTCTCCTTCGAATTCTATATAGTAGATATCACCAGGTCATTAGATGCCTGGAGGCTTTACTGGGATAAGGTACCCGTGATCGAGGCCGGAGAGGAGTTTCTCTCAGGTAGGATCGATGAAAGCGAACTCAGGGGCTTTTTGTTGAGAAAAACATAA
- a CDS encoding ubiquinol-cytochrome c reductase iron-sulfur subunit encodes MSIVGDSKENTKEKAIEEGFTRRVFLTFLMGVSTVMTVTPFAPMIEYFFKKPEKRGEKKKVANVSDLEEGSTTIVFFPGEETEDRTFLVHLTPEEVDQAISEGRDEFITEGFVAFNSICPHLQCPVGPPEGTPEEEEFVCPCHGGVYNKFDGTVLGGPPPAPLPAVTLEVDKTTGDIYATGMIGKVGRGRV; translated from the coding sequence ATGTCTATTGTTGGAGACTCAAAAGAGAATACGAAGGAAAAGGCGATCGAAGAGGGATTTACCCGCAGGGTTTTTCTCACTTTCCTAATGGGAGTTTCCACGGTAATGACAGTCACTCCCTTTGCACCTATGATAGAGTACTTTTTCAAGAAACCGGAGAAGAGGGGGGAGAAAAAGAAAGTTGCCAACGTGAGTGATTTAGAGGAGGGTTCCACCACGATCGTCTTCTTTCCGGGGGAAGAGACTGAAGACCGCACGTTTCTGGTCCACTTGACCCCTGAAGAGGTGGATCAAGCGATCTCAGAGGGACGGGATGAGTTCATAACCGAAGGGTTTGTTGCTTTCAATAGCATATGTCCCCATCTCCAATGCCCAGTGGGACCCCCAGAAGGGACCCCTGAGGAAGAGGAGTTCGTCTGCCCCTGCCATGGTGGGGTATACAATAAATTCGATGGCACCGTTTTAGGAGGGCCCCCGCCCGCACCTCTCCCTGCCGTGACTCTTGAGGTTGATAAGACAACAGGTGATATCTACGCCACTGGGATGATCGGCAAAGTCGGAAGGGGAAGAGTATAG
- a CDS encoding cytochrome b N-terminal domain-containing protein → MNKTEFLVEKLKEIFRWIEDRYKATVLSSVRLNFPLTFSSILSNLGMATFISFMIACGTGLFLLLYYTPTPWNLAYDSIKFITEEVIFGHLIRGLHYHGSNAMVLFSIIHIIYVFFKRMYKGRFDFLWITGVLLGVITVMVAFTGYTLIFNELAVEAQNIMMGIAEAVHPLAKLLMAGTNLTDRSLRLYAFHIGLIPAMMLALMGLHFPRALKISIPMIIGILAVIFLATAVYPAEVGIKFDPSISTEFKPPEWYLLWVLTLLRTWAPVIIVGVLIPGALVMVTMGVPWIDRGRKPKLTDRPAFAVMGMTSIIYWIYLTLRAGYGVGPPALQIPVHEVVGVFLLFLGGSAFIFRLLTPWLKSRPRAKRRPATGYLKGNLSLGILSLIVLIQAALLWVFSSAYIHSNTEMMAFSLGFVILGFGIAQHVYAVANPKT, encoded by the coding sequence TTGAATAAAACTGAATTCCTTGTAGAGAAATTAAAGGAAATTTTTCGGTGGATAGAAGACAGATACAAAGCCACCGTTTTGTCAAGCGTCAGGCTCAACTTCCCACTCACATTCTCTTCCATTCTCTCTAACTTGGGGATGGCGACTTTCATCAGCTTTATGATAGCATGTGGAACCGGTCTTTTCCTCCTTCTATATTACACACCGACCCCGTGGAACCTCGCGTATGATTCGATTAAATTCATCACGGAGGAGGTCATTTTCGGGCACCTTATTCGAGGCCTCCATTACCACGGTTCAAACGCTATGGTCCTGTTTTCTATCATCCATATCATCTACGTCTTCTTCAAGAGAATGTACAAAGGGAGATTCGACTTCCTATGGATTACCGGTGTCCTCTTAGGGGTTATCACGGTAATGGTGGCGTTTACGGGATACACTTTAATCTTCAACGAGTTGGCTGTTGAAGCACAGAATATAATGATGGGCATTGCTGAGGCTGTCCACCCCCTTGCGAAGCTTCTTATGGCGGGGACTAACCTCACGGACAGGTCCTTAAGGCTCTACGCTTTCCATATTGGTCTCATTCCCGCAATGATGCTCGCGCTTATGGGACTGCATTTTCCCAGGGCCCTCAAGATAAGCATACCTATGATCATTGGGATCCTCGCGGTTATCTTCCTCGCCACAGCAGTGTACCCCGCTGAGGTGGGCATAAAATTCGATCCGTCGATCTCGACGGAGTTTAAACCTCCTGAATGGTACTTACTCTGGGTGTTGACCCTCCTCAGGACCTGGGCTCCCGTGATCATCGTGGGGGTCCTAATCCCAGGAGCTCTGGTTATGGTCACTATGGGGGTTCCCTGGATCGACCGGGGACGTAAGCCCAAGCTTACTGACAGGCCGGCGTTTGCGGTGATGGGTATGACCTCTATTATCTACTGGATATACCTTACCTTGAGAGCGGGCTATGGGGTAGGCCCTCCAGCTCTCCAAATTCCAGTTCATGAAGTCGTAGGAGTCTTTCTGCTTTTCCTTGGCGGATCCGCATTCATCTTCAGATTGCTGACCCCCTGGCTCAAGAGTAGACCCAGGGCGAAAAGGAGACCGGCAACTGGTTATCTCAAGGGTAACCTATCCCTCGGGATATTGTCCCTAATTGTTCTTATCCAGGCAGCTCTCCTATGGGTTTTCTCCTCGGCATATATCCATAGCAACACGGAAATGATGGCCTTCTCCCTAGGATTCGTCATCCTGGGCTTTGGTATAGCACAACATGTCTATGCTGTGGCAAATCCAAAAACGTGA
- a CDS encoding cytochrome c maturation protein CcmE — protein MNVLTKYGVVAVFLVASAFLAYNGLNTYVNPYISVVQILTNPERYVGRDIQVIGVADLDSLVQEEGGIVKFDIFDQSQRLSVVFQGSLPQNFDHSTQVVVIGSVTNDGHIESDQLLVKCPSKYESAEEKAPQISNFFIAAMLLCVVGVGYIGVTWFSK, from the coding sequence TTGAACGTACTCACAAAGTACGGCGTCGTCGCGGTCTTCCTTGTCGCTAGCGCGTTCCTCGCCTACAACGGATTGAACACCTATGTGAACCCATATATCTCAGTGGTTCAGATCCTGACGAACCCGGAAAGGTACGTCGGAAGGGATATTCAGGTGATTGGAGTGGCTGATTTAGACTCATTAGTTCAGGAGGAGGGAGGCATCGTCAAGTTTGATATCTTCGACCAAAGTCAGCGTCTCTCAGTTGTTTTCCAAGGGTCCCTTCCTCAGAACTTCGACCATAGCACGCAGGTGGTAGTGATAGGAAGTGTCACTAATGACGGTCACATAGAGTCAGACCAACTCCTCGTAAAGTGCCCGTCTAAATACGAGTCTGCAGAGGAGAAGGCGCCTCAGATTAGTAATTTCTTCATAGCAGCGATGCTTCTATGCGTGGTGGGGGTAGGTTACATCGGAGTTACCTGGTTCTCGAAATAA
- the cyoE gene encoding heme o synthase, with protein sequence MDAWSYVEISKLKLVFLLVITSLGAMFVASIKTDIPLTLSQIVLGSLTAILGSAGCNVLTSYIDRDIDAIMDRTRKRPLPSKRIDPASNALIFGIFLSGASIALAAFQNVLAFVFILLGILDNVLVYSLLTKRRSSWNIILGSLSGGFAPLYGWVFVTGTIDITAFILGCIVVLWVPSHIWSLALYYRSDYEKAGIPMLPVIVGTKTAIRCIAFTVILMMVASFALYLYGGFGIIYLSVAVITGAVVLGAYLYLFLRPTQKLAWTLFKVSSPQLFLLFTAAVLDLYLA encoded by the coding sequence TTGGACGCATGGAGCTACGTAGAGATATCCAAGCTGAAGCTGGTCTTCCTCCTGGTAATAACATCACTGGGGGCAATGTTTGTGGCATCCATTAAAACTGATATCCCCCTCACATTATCCCAGATCGTGTTAGGGAGCCTTACGGCTATCCTTGGCAGCGCGGGATGCAATGTTCTTACCTCCTACATTGACAGGGACATTGATGCGATAATGGATAGAACCCGAAAGCGACCCCTACCATCCAAGAGAATAGACCCAGCAAGTAACGCTTTGATCTTTGGGATATTTCTATCAGGCGCTTCAATTGCTTTAGCTGCCTTTCAGAACGTCCTCGCTTTCGTGTTCATCCTCCTCGGTATCCTTGACAATGTCCTAGTCTACAGTTTATTGACAAAGAGGCGGAGTTCATGGAATATTATCCTCGGAAGCTTAAGCGGGGGATTTGCCCCTCTCTACGGCTGGGTCTTCGTCACTGGCACAATTGATATCACTGCATTCATCCTTGGATGCATTGTTGTCCTTTGGGTACCCAGCCATATCTGGTCCTTAGCGCTCTACTATCGATCTGACTACGAAAAAGCAGGTATCCCGATGCTTCCCGTAATCGTGGGGACAAAGACGGCTATCCGATGTATCGCCTTTACGGTAATCCTGATGATGGTGGCCTCATTCGCTCTATATCTATACGGGGGCTTTGGCATCATCTATCTATCGGTAGCGGTTATTACCGGCGCAGTTGTGCTGGGGGCATATCTGTACCTCTTTTTACGCCCAACCCAAAAGCTTGCGTGGACCCTGTTTAAGGTCTCGAGCCCCCAACTGTTTCTACTCTTCACCGCAGCCGTTCTTGATCTCTATTTGGCTTAG
- a CDS encoding heme exporter protein CcmB, with protein sequence MGEGENLRFAIALAVKDLTVELRRAHELLSIIAFALTSILMSSFAWGGLFIRNPAVLSAALWIVIYFSNILALTTSFSREVDRGTIAGLRSLPTSPFVVLMGKVLYSFVVLLLVLLTTIISSIIFLNLDVAVIPAILVLFVMGVMDLALVGSLVSALVMYSEGKTLLLSFLFFPVSVPVLIPSTQAAGRILSGYTLIEVLPEIQLLLAFLLAIGGVSFLLFEHVFQE encoded by the coding sequence ATGGGGGAGGGAGAAAACCTGAGGTTCGCCATTGCCTTAGCTGTGAAGGACCTCACTGTAGAGCTGAGGCGTGCCCACGAACTCCTGAGCATAATCGCCTTCGCGCTGACCTCCATCCTGATGAGCAGCTTTGCTTGGGGGGGCTTATTCATCCGGAATCCCGCGGTCCTCTCGGCAGCCCTCTGGATCGTGATCTACTTCTCAAATATTCTCGCCCTTACAACGAGCTTCTCCAGGGAGGTGGATAGGGGGACTATCGCGGGGCTCCGGAGCCTTCCAACGTCACCCTTCGTGGTGCTAATGGGGAAGGTGCTCTACAGCTTCGTGGTCCTTCTCCTAGTTCTGCTGACCACCATTATATCCTCAATTATATTCCTTAACCTAGATGTTGCCGTGATTCCTGCGATCCTAGTTCTGTTCGTGATGGGGGTGATGGACCTAGCTCTGGTAGGTTCGTTGGTCTCGGCCCTTGTTATGTACTCAGAGGGCAAGACATTGCTACTCTCTTTCCTCTTCTTCCCGGTCTCTGTCCCGGTCCTGATTCCCAGCACCCAAGCGGCTGGGCGGATACTTTCGGGCTATACGTTAATAGAGGTTTTACCGGAGATCCAGCTCCTCCTAGCGTTCCTACTAGCGATCGGTGGTGTATCGTTCCTGTTATTTGAGCACGTCTTCCAAGAATGA
- a CDS encoding cytochrome c-type biogenesis protein CcmH — protein MKIKVGKAAFLTLVILSCLFLVGGTTSYARDPVSSVTKELICTCGCGKVAYDCYCDLAKEWKEQIAVDLAAGKTKTPIIASYVEVYGDGVLATPKKSGLELSIWTLPVIAIILGTAVIYTYAQRKSPIPDSEVDSEILDSGHSSGRKKKKDNDISKSVEHYDNLLWKDYQKKKNKKKC, from the coding sequence ATGAAGATAAAAGTAGGAAAAGCCGCTTTTCTAACGCTCGTGATACTGAGCTGCTTATTCCTCGTAGGTGGGACTACTTCATACGCGAGGGACCCCGTTTCCAGCGTTACGAAGGAGCTTATCTGTACTTGCGGATGTGGAAAGGTAGCATACGATTGTTACTGTGACCTCGCGAAAGAGTGGAAAGAGCAGATTGCCGTGGATCTGGCTGCAGGGAAGACCAAGACCCCGATCATTGCCAGCTACGTGGAGGTTTACGGGGACGGTGTCCTAGCTACCCCGAAAAAATCTGGGCTCGAGCTTTCGATCTGGACGTTGCCGGTGATTGCCATTATTTTAGGCACTGCTGTAATCTACACTTATGCCCAGAGAAAGTCTCCCATCCCTGACTCTGAGGTTGACTCGGAGATTCTGGACTCTGGACATTCGAGTGGGAGGAAGAAAAAGAAAGACAATGATATTTCAAAATCCGTGGAACACTACGATAATCTACTCTGGAAGGATTACCAGAAAAAGAAAAATAAGAAAAAGTGTTAG
- the ccsA gene encoding cytochrome c biogenesis protein CcsA, giving the protein MKFRDDIYIWITAVANLLAIYFALFIAPAEVELGELVRVFYFHLPGAITTYIMLVLSAATAIAYLIKKDRRLDAFSQSCAILGLVYGMITLIGGSIWAKATWGVYWNWDPRETTTLILWLAYLGYCFLRMSVENLERRASVSAVYNILAVLTVPLSYLSFILWPSLHPRLSADGEFGLTSTMIQALIMNIFAGILFTGWLMRKAYKVQLRNDELQLKRVEAIQNAD; this is encoded by the coding sequence GTGAAGTTTAGGGACGACATCTATATTTGGATCACTGCAGTAGCTAACCTATTAGCAATATATTTTGCCTTGTTTATCGCTCCGGCGGAGGTTGAATTGGGAGAACTTGTAAGGGTATTCTATTTCCACCTGCCGGGAGCCATCACGACATATATTATGCTTGTCCTTTCTGCAGCAACGGCAATCGCTTATCTGATTAAGAAGGACCGTAGGCTAGACGCTTTCTCCCAGTCATGCGCCATCCTTGGGCTGGTTTATGGGATGATCACCCTCATTGGAGGGTCTATCTGGGCTAAAGCAACCTGGGGGGTTTACTGGAACTGGGACCCGAGGGAAACGACTACTCTCATACTATGGCTAGCCTACTTGGGCTATTGCTTCCTCAGGATGTCGGTAGAGAACTTGGAGAGGCGGGCATCGGTATCCGCGGTCTATAACATTCTTGCAGTGCTCACAGTTCCCCTCAGCTACCTGTCTTTTATCCTGTGGCCATCACTTCACCCGAGACTCTCTGCGGATGGCGAGTTCGGGCTCACGAGTACCATGATTCAGGCACTGATCATGAATATATTCGCGGGGATACTCTTCACAGGTTGGTTAATGAGAAAGGCTTACAAAGTCCAATTGCGCAACGACGAGCTACAACTCAAACGGGTGGAGGCGATTCAGAATGCCGATTGA